The Macaca fascicularis isolate 582-1 chromosome 13, T2T-MFA8v1.1 sequence TGCGGGAGCTTGTGACCCACAGCTGGTGGGAAACTGGGGCCCTCTGTCCGACAACTCAGGAGTACCTGAGTTCTGTCCAAACTGCAGGAGGAATGACCTTGGTTTCAGCTTGGGAGAGGCCCCAAAGTAGAGGACCGAGCTAAGCCCTGTGCAGATTTCTGATCTGGGAGGTAATCGATCTTTCTTAggccactgagttttggggtaatttgttaggcagcaatagataactcacacaagctgggtgtggtggctcctgcctgtagtcccagctcttcaggaggctgaggtgggaggatcacttgagcccaggagttcaagaccagcctgggacacatagcaagacctcacctctacaaaaattaattaaaataaaagagataattaATAGAGCTattgaaaaaattaagagaacaaaATGACTCCACACATGTAGTAGTAAAGTTTGGAGAATATTTTGGTGGCGTTTTCCTGAAATCTGGGTTTGAAGCAAAGCAAAATTGTTTTTACATGGATAATAGTGTGAAGGAacctatattttaatataatttacagAAGCATTAGTCAAAGTGAAGTGAGTTCTTTTCCATATAGAAATTAAAAGGTAGTAATTCAAGACCCCATTGCCACCATTTGGACTTAACTACTGCACTACTGAAAGATTTTATTGTATAGCTTGGACAAAGGCACGAGATTTATGGAAGAGCATTCTGGGTAATAATTACATGATGACATCGGGGCTACAAGACGGTAACGAAACTCCGCTTCCTCAGAGACAGCACCCCAGGGACGCTTTCTTTTCCTCTTACACACAGGCCGTTCTCTCAGTTTACACAACAGCCCTCTACTCAGTGAGCCTCCGCCCTTCACAGAGGCACAGCTCCCTGGCTGGCACCACGGTCTGGGCTCTGGCCCTGCCAACCCTGCGGGGACACGTGGGGCCCCCAATGGGCAGCCCCAGCCCGAGGCTCATATGCGGAGGCTCACGGGCTCTCCCGGCGGCCAGCCCCAGCCCGAGGCTCACATGCTCTCCTTGTCGAACTCACACATGAAGTACATGGTGGTGTGACAGGCCACGTCGTTCCAGCCGCCCGAGGCCACCATCTCCACGCAGTCCTCCTCGTCGTAGGCGTTGTTGGGCTCGCCGCTGCGCCACTTGTTGAAGGTCCGCATGGGGGAGCGGTCAGAGTACACGAAGGCGCCCTCCCTCTCCAGGTCGTTGATGCCGATGAAGACACGGGCCAGGCCAGCCTGCGCCAGGTATGCGGCCATCAGGCCATTGGCAGCCTCATCCTTGGGCATGCCCAGCGTGCCTCCTCGGCCCTGACAGGACAGCTGGGCATCCGCATAGCGCTTCTCCTCCTTCACCAGCAGGTAGATCTTGCTGTCTGTCTCGCGCACTCCAGCGACAGCTGTGGGGAAGGGCAGGGCTGAAAAGCGAGCACTTGCATCTCTGCAACAAACTTAAGGCACAGCCATGTGCAGCAGGGGCTGGCGGGGCAGCAGGGGACGGCAGGGCAGCAGGGGCCAGCAGGGGCCGGCAGGGCAGCAGGGGCCGGCAGGGCAGCAGGGGACGGCAGGACAGGCGT is a genomic window containing:
- the COLEC11 gene encoding collectin-11 isoform X5, which gives rise to MRRLGQCPRGPATGRTPRSPSACSGDAGEKGDKGAPGRPGRVGPTGEKGDVGDKGQKGSVGRHGKIGPIGSKGEKGDSGDIGPPGPNGEPGLPCECSQLRKAIGEMDNQVSQLTNELKFIKNAVAGVRETDSKIYLLVKEEKRYADAQLSCQGRGGTLGMPKDEAANGLMAAYLAQAGLARVFIGINDLEREGAFVYSDRSPMRTFNKWRSGEPNNAYDEEDCVEMVASGGWNDVACHTTMYFMCEFDKESM